From a region of the Gemmatimonadaceae bacterium genome:
- a CDS encoding amidohydrolase family protein, whose translation MATRTLFRNVNILDCTGAPPFAGSALIEGNRIKAVAPQGTPIAAEGATIVDGMGATLMPGLIESHSHLTFLDTSDLESLGFVPPEEHILRSVRNAKKMLDQGFTACNSAAAAKARLDIVLRNAIDAGDFPGPRTLAASPELAPTAGLGDVRLRHMHRETFAIVCDGADEFRKTAREMVREGVDTLKINPSGDEFVPHARAHQTVMTEAEIAAVCEVAQMHDKRVAAHCR comes from the coding sequence ATGGCGACAAGAACGCTGTTCAGGAACGTCAACATACTTGATTGCACCGGAGCGCCGCCTTTCGCGGGTTCGGCACTGATCGAAGGCAATCGCATCAAGGCCGTGGCTCCGCAGGGGACGCCCATCGCGGCTGAAGGGGCCACCATCGTCGACGGCATGGGGGCAACCTTGATGCCGGGGCTCATCGAATCGCACTCGCACCTCACGTTTCTCGACACCTCCGATCTGGAATCGCTCGGGTTCGTGCCGCCGGAAGAGCACATCCTGCGTTCCGTCAGGAACGCGAAGAAGATGCTCGACCAGGGCTTCACGGCCTGCAACAGTGCGGCGGCGGCCAAGGCCCGGCTGGACATCGTGCTCCGCAACGCCATCGACGCCGGCGATTTCCCCGGGCCGCGGACGCTCGCCGCAAGCCCCGAGCTGGCACCGACCGCAGGCCTGGGCGACGTACGTCTGCGCCACATGCATCGCGAAACCTTCGCCATCGTCTGCGACGGGGCGGACGAGTTTCGCAAGACGGCGCGCGAGATGGTGCGAGAGGGCGTGGATACCTTGAAGATCAATCCTTCGGGTGACGAGTTCGTGCCGCATGCCCGTGCCCACCAGACCGTCATGACCGAGGCGGAGATCGCTGCGGTGTGCGAAGTGGCCCAGATGCACGACAAGCGGGTCGCGGCCCACTGCCGGAG